ATACCGCAATCTGTATTTAACTCGCAATCTCCAATGGTTGCCGATGCTCATTTTATTGCCCCAACAGATGGAAAGGTAAATGGTGTTCGTTCAAATTACCCACATGGAGTTGTCAGTACGCCAACTTATATTTCTCAAAATGGAGGAAAATTGGGACCAAATTCAACATCAGGATATTCAGGAACTGTTTTTGAGCCAATCAATGAATTTAAAGGTGATATTGCCAGAATGTATTTTTACTTTGCAACTCGTTATGAGAACACTGTTGCAGGATATTCATACGACATGTTTGATGGTTCAAGCAACAAAGTATTTACAACTGCTTTTTTAAATATTCTTTTAGCCTGGAATGCCCAAGATCCTGTAAGCGCAAGAGAAATTGCTCGAAATAATGCCATTTATGCACGCCAAAATAATAGAAATCCATATATCGATCATCCTGAATATGTAAATCAAATATGGAATCCTTCTGCAGATACTCAGGCACCAACCGCTCCAACAAGTTTAGCTTCTACAACAAAAACAGCAACTTCGATTACAGTTGGCTGGACAGCATCTACGGATAATGTTGGCGTTACAGGATATAATGTATTTTCAAATGGAGTTTTAAAAACTACAGTTACTAGTTTAACAGCAACCATTACAGGCTTAACAGCTTCTACAAGTTATAATATTAATGTTACAGCCATAGACGCTGCAGGAAATACATCTGCTTCAAGCAATACAATTGCAGTAACTACCAGCGCAAGCGGTGGAACTGGCGGAACAGCAACCGATTTGCTTTTCTCTGAATATATTGAAGGTTCTGGAAATAATAAAGCTTTAGAAATTGCTAATAATACTGGCGTTTCTGTGAGTTTATCAGCTTATACTGTAAAAAAACAAACCAATGGTGCCGGAGCATGGAGCACAGGTTTAGCTTTGAGCGGATCATTAGCCAGCGGAAGTAAATTTACGATCGTAAACAGTTTAATGGCATCAAGCTGCTACCCAACAAGTTCAGCAAATATATCTACAACTGCTACTGAATTAGCTTTTAATGGAAATGACGCTGTTGGTTTATTCAAAAACGGAGTTCTAATAGATATCATTGGAACTTTTAATGGCGGAACCGCAAATTTTGCCATAGATGTTACTTTAAGAAGAAAATCGACCGTTACTGCTCCTACCACGACTTTTAATTTGGCTTCTCAATGGGATTCATTTACTACAGATACCTGTTCAAACTTAGGTGCTAAACTAGTAAAAGATACAGCTCTTGAAACTACTGATGAAACTTCGCTTAATTTTAAAGGAATGATTTTATATCCAAATCCTTCTAACGGAAACTTCACTATATATTTTAACACTATAGAAGCACCCTATTCTATCGAGATAATTTCAATATTAGGTCAGAAAGTATTTGAAAAATCAAATGTTACTGATTCATTATCTACGATAAATAATTTGCCAAAAGGCATCTACATTGTCCGAATTAATAAAGGTTCTGAAACTTTTAATAAAAAGATCATTATCAACTAATTAAAATGAGTGCTTACTAAGCTAAAAGCGGCAATATTGCCGCTTTTTTTGTTTTTACTGCGAAGCTGTTTTTACCATATAAGTGATATAAGTTCATTTTAGAAGGACGAATAATACATACCTAATTTTTTATCTCGCAAAATTCACACAGCAATTAAATGAACTTATATCACTTATATGGTTCAAAAAACCACCTTTATTTTTTTTCTAAAGAGTTTGTTATCAAATTTGCGCTTACTATTTATTTACACTAAATTTGCACCTCAATACAACAAACTACACATCACAATGATCCATTTCTTTGAAAACCAAAGCAAAACTGTTTTTGCAGTACAAACGCAAAACGAAATTTCGGCTCAAGACATTTCAAAACTAAACTGGCTTTTTGCCAACTCTAATAAGATCGAAAAATCCGCCTTGACGGATTTTTTTGTTGGTCCACGTGCCACTATGATCACACCTTGGAGTACAAATGCTGTAGAAATTACTCAAAATATGGGTATTCCGGGCATCATCAGAATTGAAGAATTTCATCCTGCAACGGAAGATTTTACTGATTTTGATCCGATGCTTTTTCAAAAATTCAATCAATTAGATCAGGAAATTTTCACGATTAATGTTCAACCGGAACCAATTCTGGAAATTGATGATATTGCTGCTTACAACAAAACAGAAGGTTTGGCTTTAAGCCAGGAAGAAGTAGATTACCTAGATAATCTTGCTGTAAAAATAGGAAGAAAGCTAACAGATTCTGAGATTTTTGCTTTCTCACAAGCAAACTCTGAACACTGTCGTCACAAGATTTTCAACGGAACTTTTGTTATTGACGGCGAAGAAAAAGAAACTTCTCTTTTCAAATTAATCAAAAAAACATCACAGGAAAATCCTAACGGTATAGTTTCTGCTTACAAAGACAACGTTGCTTTTGTAAAAGGACCAAAAGTGCAGCAGTTTGCACCTAAAACAGCTGACAAACCTGATTTTTACGAAATAAAAGAATTTGATTCTGTTATTTCATTAAAAGCAGAAACACACAATTTCCCAACAACTGTTGAGCCTTTTAACGGAGCTGCGACAGGTTCTGGAGGAGAAATTCGTGACCGTTTAGCCGGAGGACAAGGTTCATTGCCATTAGCAGGAACTGCAGTTTACATGACTTCATATTCTCGTTTGAATAATGAAAGAAAATGGGAAAATGCTGTTGAAGAAAGAAAATGGTTGTACCAAACTCCAATGGATATTTTGATCAAAGCTTCAAACGGAGCTTCTGATTTTGGAAATAAATTCGGGCAACCGCTTATTACAGGTTCAGTTTTAACTTTCGAACATTCAGAAAACGACCGTAAAATTGGTTACGATAAAGTAATCATGCAAGCGGGAGGAATTGGTTACGGAAAATTAGATCAGGCAATCAAAAAGAAGCCACAAGAAGGAGATAAAATCGTAATTCTTGGTGGAGAAAATTATAGAATCGGAATGGGTGGTGCTGCGGTTTCATCTGCAGATACTGGAGCTTTTGGTTCAGGAATCGAATTAAATGCAATTCAGCGTTCGAATCCTGAAATGCAAAAACGAGCTGCTAATGCGATTCGTGGTTTAGTAGAAAGCGACAATAACCCAATTGTTTCTATTCACGATCACGGAGCTGGAGGACACTTAAACTGTCTTTCGGAATTGGTGGAAGAAACAGGAGGTTTGATCGATTTAGACAAATTACCGGTTGGAGATCCAACACTTTCTGCAAAAGAAATTATTGGTAACGAATCTCAGGAAAGAATGGGATTGGTTATTGGTCAAAAAGATATTGATACTTTACAAAGAATTGCTGACAGAGAGCGTTCGCCAATGTATCAGGTTGGAGATGTAACGGGAGATCACCGTTTTACTTTCGAATCAAAATCTACTGGTTCAAAACCGATGGATTATGCTTTAGAAGATTTCTTCGGAAGTTCTCCAAAAACGGTTATGACAGACAAAACTGTTGACAGAAAATATGCTGATGTAGCTTATACTTCAGCAGATTTCGAAAAATATTTACAAGATGTTTTACGTCTTGAAGCAGTTGCCTCAAAAGACTGGTTAACAAACAAAGTTGACCGTTGTGTGGGTGGAAAAGTAGCTAAACAACAAAATGCAGGACCTTTGCAATTGCCTTTGAATAATGTTGGAGTTATGGCTCTGGATTATTTAGGTAAAGAAGGAATTGCAACTTCTATTGGCCACGCTCCTATTTCAGCTTTAATTGATCCGGTTGCAGGAAGTAGAAATGCTATTGCCGAATCGCTATCAAACATTGTTTGGGCGCCAATTAAAGATGGTTTAAAAGGTATTTCATTATCTGCAAACTGGATGTGGGCTTGTAAAAATGAAGGTGAAGACGCTCGTTTGTACGCTGCTGTTGAAGGTTGTTCAGATTTTGCAATCGAATTGGGAATCAATATTCCGACAGGAAAAGATTCACTTTCGATGAAACAAAAATATCCAAACGACGAAGTAATTGCGCCGGGAACGGTTATTATTTCGGCTGGAGGAAATTGTACAGATATTAGAAAAGTAGTTGAACCAGTTTTACAGAAAAACGGAGATTCTATTTATTATATCAATTTGTCTCAGGATAATTTCAAACTTGGAGGTTCTTCTTTTGCACAAATTAGAAACACAATCGGAAACGAAACTTCTACTATAAAAGATGCTTCTTTCTTCAAAAATGCATTTAATACCATTCAGGAATTAATCGGCGAAAGCCAAATTCTTGCCGGACACGATATCGGAAGCGGTGGTTTAATTACTACTTTATTAGAATTGTGTTTTGCTGATATTAATCTTGGAGCTAAAATTGATTTCAGCGCTTTCGCGGAAAAAGATTTATTGAAAATTCTTTTCGCAGAAAACATTGGAATCGTATTCCAGGCAAAATCTGATGCGGCTGTTGAAGCTAAATTGAAAGCTAATAATATCGAATTCTTCAAAATTGGTTCAGTTCAAAATACTGCAACTTTGGAATTTGGAGATTACAAATTGGATATTCCAACTTACAGAGATATTTGGTTTGAAACTTCTTATTTATTAGATCAAAAACAATCTAAAAACGGAAGAGCTCAGGCACGTTTCGAAAATTATAAAAATCAGGTTTTACAATATACTTTCCCTTCTCACTTTACAGGAAAAAAACCGGTAATCGACGCTTCGAAACCAAAACCTAAAGCAGCGATTATTCGTGAAAAAGGAAGTAATTCTGAGCGTGAAATGGCAAATGCAATGTACTTGGCAGGATTTGATGTAAAAGACGTTCACATGACTGATTTGATTTCTGGTCGTGAAACTCTTGAAGATATTCAGTTTATTGGTGCTGTTGGAGGATTCTCTAACTCAGATGTTTTAGGTTCTGCTAAAGGTTGGGCGGGAGCTTTCTTATACAACGAAAAAGCAAAAACAGCTTTGGATAATTTCTTTAAAAGAGAAGATACTTTATCTGTTGGAATCTGTAACGGATGTCAATTGTTTATGGAATTGGAAGTTATCAATCCGGAGCATGAAGTTCATGGAAAACTGTTGCACAATGAGAGCCAAAAACACGAAAGTATCTTTACATCTGTAAAAGTTCAGGAAAACAATTCGGTTATGTTATCGACATTGGCCGGAAGTACTTTAGGAGTTTGGGTTTCTCACGGAGAAGGAAAATTCAATTTACCTCTTGCTGAAGAAAACTACAACATTATTTCTAAATATGCTTACGAAGGTTATCCTGCAAATCCTAACGGTTCTGATTACAACACAGCTATGATGTGCGATAAAACCGGAAGACATTTGGTGATGATGCCTCATATTGAGCGTTCGACTTTCCAATGGAACTGGGCTCATTATCCAAAAGACAGAAACGACGAAGTTTCGCCTTGGCATGAAGCTTTTGTTAATGCAAGAAAATGGATTGAAAAAATCTAAAAAACATATTTTATTAAAAAAGCGTTCGAATCATCGAACGCTTTTTTTTTACGACAACCCGAGCGATAACAGGTGAAGTAATTTTACGAATTTCCCCCAAAAAATTCGTACTCTGTTTTTAACCGCAAAGTTCTCAAAGTTAGAGTCAATACAATCCCGATAGCTATCGGGATTGCGGACTTTGTGTTTTTATAAAATCCAATATGTATAAAAAACTTTGCGTGCTTTGCGGTTAAATTTATCCTTAATTTTTATAGCTCCACCCTTTTTGATCCGCAAAAATTCGACCTCTCAATCTGTGTAAAAACATGCCCCAGCGCTATCCCTAAGCTGAGGCATTATTTTGAAATTTGCGACAATATTTATACCTGGTTTCCCTCCAGTTTATTGATAAAAAGCAGTTTACAATTAATTTAATTCAAAATTAATGTCTACTTGTTTGCTTTTCGGCTTTCGCATTTTAATAAAATAAAAGTAGTATTGCTGCTTTTTAAATAGCCAGTGGTTTTTCCCGTTTCTTATAGGGGAAAAACACCCTTTTTTTATTCCTCAAAAAAAATCCATAAAAATTAAATATCATCTAAGACTAATTTAATAATATCTTAAGGCAGTTTAAGCACGCGAATTTACAGGGATAAATATCTTTGCCGTATGAAAAATTGCATACAAAACCTGTTACTATTAATTAGCTTATTAACAATAAGTCAATCTTCTTTTGGTCAAAAATCAGCCTCAATAAAAGGAAAAATTTCTGATGGAAAACTTCCTGTAGAATTTGTAGATGTTATCTTAAAAGCGGTAAATGATTCTACAAAAGTGGCTAATTATGCCGTGACAGATGTTTCCGGGAATTTTTCTTTAGACAATGTGCCTTCGGGTAATTATCAATTGCACTTCAAGTTAATTGGATTCAAAACCAGTTCTCAAAAAGTAGTTCTTGACGGTTCTCCTATTTCCCTTGGAACAATTACTTTACAAAATGACACCAATTTATTAAATACTGTGGTGGTTAATTCGGCAAAAAAACAAATTCAGAGAACCGACGAAGGTTTTATTTTTAATGCTGTTTCAAATATTTCGCAATCCGGAGGAACTGCAACGGACATGCTTAAAAGTATTCCGACTGTAGCTGTTGATGCCGAAGGTGGAATAACGCTGAGAGGAAAATCACCTATGATTTTAATTAATGGAAAAAATTCGGCAATTACCAATATGGATCAAATTGCGGCAAGCAGTATTGAAAGCATTGAGATTATAAGCAATCCAACGGCAAAATATGATGCTAATGCAGAAAGTGGAATCATTAATATTAAGCTGAAGAAAAATAACCAAAATGGTATGAATGGCGCTATGGTTTTGGGTGGCGGTTTTGGTGCCAAAGGAAGAATAAACAGTTCGATACTTTTAAATCATAAAGCCGGAAAATGGAATTTTGGCTTGGGATATGATAACCGTTTTGCCGGCAGAACCAAAAAAATAAATGCTGAACGAACAAACTATTTTATTGATGATGAACATTTCATTAATCAAAAACGAAATGACGAACGTACAGAAGGCTTACAGAATTTAAAACTGAATATTGATTTTTCTCCAAACGAACGAAATAATTTTTCATTTGAAGCTTTAGGAAATTTAGAAAGTCAGGATAATGATGAAACTTTATATACACAAGTCAATACGAGCGCAAATCAATTTTACTCAAACAACAGAAGACATTCTTTAGAATTAGAGCGTTCAAAAGTAGGTGAATTGGCTTTTAATTATGATCGGAAATTTTCTGATAATCGAAAAAGTTTAAACGCAAACATTACCTCGTCTTTCAATAAAGATAAAGAAAATACTAATATTGATACTTATAATTACGATCAATATCAGCAACAAATTGGTGACGCTTCTTTACAAAGAACACATAATTATGAAAATGAAAACATCTCGAACGCAATTGTAAATTATGCTTTTCCGGTTTCAGAGAAATCAATTGTAGAAACAGGTTATAAAGGAACATTCCGATTTTTTAATTCGGATTTTGAAAGTGCTGATTTGATTAATGGCGAATATGTTATTAATCCAATTTCTAGCAATACTTTTAAATTCAATGAACAAATAAATGCCGTTTACGGAATGTTAAACTCTTTTATTGGTGATACCGAAAATCCAAAATGGAAATACAATTTAGGATTACGCGCTGAGCAGGTCAATAATAATGGAGAAACACAAAATAATACAACTAATTTCTCTAATCATTATCTAAAACTTTTCCCTTCGGCTTCTTTACAGCTGAATTTAAAATCGAATGATTTCTTTAAAATTGGTTATAGCAAACGTATTAATCGTCCGGGTTTAGACCAGTTGAATCCTTTTATAGATATTACTGATGCATTGAATCCGCACAGTGGAAATCCGTATTTGAAGCCTGAAATTATTCATATCGCTGAAATGAGCTACAATAAAGAATGGACGAAATATTCCTTCTCTACAAATGCTTTTTACCGAAATGCAACCAATACAATTAAACAATACACAGAACTTCTAGATAATGGTGTTATTTTATTGATGCCAAAAAATATCGGAAGTACTGTTACTTATGGTCTAGAAACTATTTTTAGCTTAAAACCAATAGGTTTTTATGATGCTAATATTAGTATAACGGCTTTTCAGCAAAATATAAATGCTTCAAATCTGGCACAGGATCTTGTGAGCAATGCTTTTAGCTGGTACGGAAAAATCATCAATAATTTTGTTCCCTGGAAAGGCGGTAAACTTCAAATTATAGGCAATTACAACTCCGCATTAGCAACTCCGCAAGGAAAACGAATTCCGGTTTATAATGTTGATATGGGTTTTCAGCAAAAACTGGGTAAAGGGAATGCCCGTTTAGGATTGGTCGTTACAGATATGTTTAACACGCTTGAAAGCGGATTCAAAAACAATACTGCTTTGTTTAGCAACAATCGAACTAATAAATCAGACACACGCGCTTTGATGCTTACGTTTGCTTATACATTTAAATCTGATT
Above is a genomic segment from uncultured Flavobacterium sp. containing:
- a CDS encoding outer membrane beta-barrel family protein — translated: MKNCIQNLLLLISLLTISQSSFGQKSASIKGKISDGKLPVEFVDVILKAVNDSTKVANYAVTDVSGNFSLDNVPSGNYQLHFKLIGFKTSSQKVVLDGSPISLGTITLQNDTNLLNTVVVNSAKKQIQRTDEGFIFNAVSNISQSGGTATDMLKSIPTVAVDAEGGITLRGKSPMILINGKNSAITNMDQIAASSIESIEIISNPTAKYDANAESGIINIKLKKNNQNGMNGAMVLGGGFGAKGRINSSILLNHKAGKWNFGLGYDNRFAGRTKKINAERTNYFIDDEHFINQKRNDERTEGLQNLKLNIDFSPNERNNFSFEALGNLESQDNDETLYTQVNTSANQFYSNNRRHSLELERSKVGELAFNYDRKFSDNRKSLNANITSSFNKDKENTNIDTYNYDQYQQQIGDASLQRTHNYENENISNAIVNYAFPVSEKSIVETGYKGTFRFFNSDFESADLINGEYVINPISSNTFKFNEQINAVYGMLNSFIGDTENPKWKYNLGLRAEQVNNNGETQNNTTNFSNHYLKLFPSASLQLNLKSNDFFKIGYSKRINRPGLDQLNPFIDITDALNPHSGNPYLKPEIIHIAEMSYNKEWTKYSFSTNAFYRNATNTIKQYTELLDNGVILLMPKNIGSTVTYGLETIFSLKPIGFYDANISITAFQQNINASNLAQDLVSNAFSWYGKIINNFVPWKGGKLQIIGNYNSALATPQGKRIPVYNVDMGFQQKLGKGNARLGLVVTDMFNTLESGFKNNTALFSNNRTNKSDTRALMLTFAYTFKSDFKEKLLENQFSTE
- the purL gene encoding phosphoribosylformylglycinamidine synthase, coding for MIHFFENQSKTVFAVQTQNEISAQDISKLNWLFANSNKIEKSALTDFFVGPRATMITPWSTNAVEITQNMGIPGIIRIEEFHPATEDFTDFDPMLFQKFNQLDQEIFTINVQPEPILEIDDIAAYNKTEGLALSQEEVDYLDNLAVKIGRKLTDSEIFAFSQANSEHCRHKIFNGTFVIDGEEKETSLFKLIKKTSQENPNGIVSAYKDNVAFVKGPKVQQFAPKTADKPDFYEIKEFDSVISLKAETHNFPTTVEPFNGAATGSGGEIRDRLAGGQGSLPLAGTAVYMTSYSRLNNERKWENAVEERKWLYQTPMDILIKASNGASDFGNKFGQPLITGSVLTFEHSENDRKIGYDKVIMQAGGIGYGKLDQAIKKKPQEGDKIVILGGENYRIGMGGAAVSSADTGAFGSGIELNAIQRSNPEMQKRAANAIRGLVESDNNPIVSIHDHGAGGHLNCLSELVEETGGLIDLDKLPVGDPTLSAKEIIGNESQERMGLVIGQKDIDTLQRIADRERSPMYQVGDVTGDHRFTFESKSTGSKPMDYALEDFFGSSPKTVMTDKTVDRKYADVAYTSADFEKYLQDVLRLEAVASKDWLTNKVDRCVGGKVAKQQNAGPLQLPLNNVGVMALDYLGKEGIATSIGHAPISALIDPVAGSRNAIAESLSNIVWAPIKDGLKGISLSANWMWACKNEGEDARLYAAVEGCSDFAIELGINIPTGKDSLSMKQKYPNDEVIAPGTVIISAGGNCTDIRKVVEPVLQKNGDSIYYINLSQDNFKLGGSSFAQIRNTIGNETSTIKDASFFKNAFNTIQELIGESQILAGHDIGSGGLITTLLELCFADINLGAKIDFSAFAEKDLLKILFAENIGIVFQAKSDAAVEAKLKANNIEFFKIGSVQNTATLEFGDYKLDIPTYRDIWFETSYLLDQKQSKNGRAQARFENYKNQVLQYTFPSHFTGKKPVIDASKPKPKAAIIREKGSNSEREMANAMYLAGFDVKDVHMTDLISGRETLEDIQFIGAVGGFSNSDVLGSAKGWAGAFLYNEKAKTALDNFFKREDTLSVGICNGCQLFMELEVINPEHEVHGKLLHNESQKHESIFTSVKVQENNSVMLSTLAGSTLGVWVSHGEGKFNLPLAEENYNIISKYAYEGYPANPNGSDYNTAMMCDKTGRHLVMMPHIERSTFQWNWAHYPKDRNDEVSPWHEAFVNARKWIEKI
- a CDS encoding endonuclease, translated to MKKLYSFLLLFAFTATFAQIPSGYYSTATGTGYTLKTQLYNIIKGHTDNGYAGLYTTYQTSDVDNFYENDGTVLDMYSENPAGTDPYNYSTGSTQRCGSYSVEGDCYNREHIIPQSVFNSQSPMVADAHFIAPTDGKVNGVRSNYPHGVVSTPTYISQNGGKLGPNSTSGYSGTVFEPINEFKGDIARMYFYFATRYENTVAGYSYDMFDGSSNKVFTTAFLNILLAWNAQDPVSAREIARNNAIYARQNNRNPYIDHPEYVNQIWNPSADTQAPTAPTSLASTTKTATSITVGWTASTDNVGVTGYNVFSNGVLKTTVTSLTATITGLTASTSYNINVTAIDAAGNTSASSNTIAVTTSASGGTGGTATDLLFSEYIEGSGNNKALEIANNTGVSVSLSAYTVKKQTNGAGAWSTGLALSGSLASGSKFTIVNSLMASSCYPTSSANISTTATELAFNGNDAVGLFKNGVLIDIIGTFNGGTANFAIDVTLRRKSTVTAPTTTFNLASQWDSFTTDTCSNLGAKLVKDTALETTDETSLNFKGMILYPNPSNGNFTIYFNTIEAPYSIEIISILGQKVFEKSNVTDSLSTINNLPKGIYIVRINKGSETFNKKIIIN